Proteins encoded in a region of the Mycolicibacterium duvalii genome:
- a CDS encoding HNH endonuclease, translating into MAQRRNGRGHRHHRVAAGSSGSTAGIAARALHSVSPATDGYVATTAPEPAIWGRRRVLLLNSTYEPLTALPMRRAVIMLMCEKADVVHDDPMGPVIHSATRSIVVPSVIRLRTYVRVPYRARVPMTRAALMHRDRFRCAYCGSKADTVDHVVPRSRGGDHSWENCVAACSACNHRKADKLLAELGWTLRAAPLPPKGQHWRLLSTVKELDPAWARYLGEGAA; encoded by the coding sequence ATGGCGCAGCGCAGGAACGGTCGCGGCCACCGGCACCACCGGGTCGCGGCAGGCTCATCCGGGTCGACAGCGGGTATCGCGGCGCGCGCTCTGCACAGCGTCAGCCCTGCCACCGACGGCTACGTCGCCACGACGGCTCCGGAGCCCGCCATCTGGGGGCGGCGCCGGGTGTTGCTGCTCAACTCCACCTACGAGCCGCTCACGGCACTGCCGATGCGCCGCGCGGTGATCATGTTGATGTGCGAGAAGGCCGACGTGGTGCACGACGACCCGATGGGCCCGGTGATCCACTCCGCGACCCGCAGCATCGTGGTGCCGTCGGTGATTCGGCTGCGCACGTACGTCCGCGTGCCCTACCGCGCGCGGGTGCCGATGACGCGGGCCGCGCTGATGCACCGCGACCGGTTCCGCTGCGCGTACTGCGGGTCCAAAGCCGACACCGTCGACCACGTCGTCCCGCGCAGCCGCGGCGGGGACCACTCGTGGGAGAACTGTGTGGCGGCCTGCTCGGCGTGCAATCACCGCAAGGCCGACAAGCTGCTGGCCGAGCTGGGCTGGACCCTGCGGGCCGCGCCGCTGCCCCCGAAGGGCCAGCACTGGCGGTTGCTGTCCACGGTCAAGGAACTCGACCCGGCGTGGGCGAGATATCTGGGTGAGGGCGCGGCCTGA
- a CDS encoding acyl-CoA thioesterase, whose translation MTDQHGFTAPVHVRWSDIDMYQHVNHATMVTILEEARIPFLREPFGDDIITIGLLIAEVNIAYKAQLRLVDSPLQVTMWSKRVRAVDFTIGYEVRPVHAAPDSRPAVIADTQLAAVHIEEQRLQRLSDRQREYLRRWSR comes from the coding sequence GTGACTGATCAGCACGGCTTCACAGCGCCGGTGCATGTCCGTTGGTCCGACATCGACATGTATCAGCACGTCAATCACGCGACGATGGTCACCATCCTCGAGGAAGCCAGAATCCCGTTCCTGCGGGAGCCCTTCGGCGACGACATCATCACGATCGGGCTGCTGATCGCCGAGGTCAACATCGCCTACAAGGCCCAGCTGCGGTTGGTGGATTCTCCGCTGCAGGTCACGATGTGGTCCAAGCGGGTCCGTGCGGTCGATTTCACGATCGGCTACGAAGTGCGCCCGGTCCACGCCGCGCCGGACTCCCGACCTGCCGTCATCGCCGACACCCAGCTGGCCGCTGTGCACATCGAAGAGCAGCGGCTGCAACGGCTTTCCGACCGCCAGCGGGAGTACCTGCGCCGCTGGTCGCGATGA
- a CDS encoding globin: protein MGVMDAVETPRSFYDAVGGHDTFRKIVGRFYELVREDEILRPLYPDDDLDGAEERLRMFLEQYWGGPRTYSDQRGHPRLRMRHAPFRIGFLERDAWLRCMHTAVADIDATTLDDAHRRELIAYLEMAADSMVNSPF from the coding sequence ATGGGGGTGATGGATGCAGTCGAAACACCCCGGTCGTTCTACGACGCTGTGGGTGGGCACGATACGTTCCGCAAGATCGTCGGACGGTTCTACGAGTTGGTTCGCGAGGACGAGATCCTGCGTCCCCTCTACCCCGACGACGACCTCGACGGCGCCGAGGAGCGGCTGCGAATGTTCCTCGAGCAGTACTGGGGCGGCCCGCGCACCTATTCCGACCAGCGCGGACATCCGCGGCTTCGGATGCGGCACGCACCCTTCCGGATCGGGTTCCTGGAACGGGATGCCTGGCTGCGCTGCATGCACACCGCGGTCGCCGACATCGACGCCACCACCCTCGACGACGCGCACCGGCGGGAACTGATCGCCTATCTGGAGATGGCGGCCGACTCGATGGTCAATTCGCCCTTCTGA
- the ctaJ gene encoding aa3-type cytochrome oxidase subunit CtaJ, protein MNDALIHASFVVVPLALAGVLSLFIWRQKNPHPATYDMSEKWTHEPILWASDDPADHGHGGHGSHLTIGGGASGKW, encoded by the coding sequence GTGAACGATGCATTGATCCACGCCAGCTTTGTGGTGGTCCCACTGGCGTTGGCCGGGGTGCTGTCGCTGTTCATCTGGCGGCAGAAGAACCCGCACCCCGCGACCTATGACATGTCGGAGAAGTGGACGCACGAACCGATCCTGTGGGCGTCCGATGACCCCGCCGATCACGGCCACGGCGGCCATGGTTCGCATCTGACCATCGGAGGTGGCGCAAGTGGCAAGTGGTGA